A region of Deinococcus rubellus DNA encodes the following proteins:
- the glpX gene encoding class II fructose-bisphosphatase, producing MTLTRQQSNLEHALVLETARVTEAAALAASRFVGMGDKHAVDDAGTQAMRDVLNEMDIQGEVVIGEGEMDEAPMLYIGEQLGHGQYQVDIAVDPVEGTEVTANGLPNGLAVIALSEKGGLMKAPDCYMEKLVVPPPAAGRVHLDWPVEANIAALAQALSRKPGDLLISILDRERHAELIARVRRAGARVNLITSGDVISSLAVGVRGTGIHALMGLGGAPEGVITAAAMKCLGAEIQGRLIAENDEQRERFKLMGVEEGRVYKTEELAPGKQIVFSGTGITHGELLSGVRRFGGGARTHTLVMGYATRVVRFIDSVHLEDDGARVTVRV from the coding sequence ATGACCCTCACCCGACAGCAGTCGAACCTGGAACACGCCCTGGTGCTGGAAACGGCCCGCGTTACCGAGGCCGCCGCGCTGGCCGCCAGCCGCTTTGTCGGCATGGGCGACAAGCACGCCGTGGACGATGCGGGCACCCAGGCCATGCGCGACGTGCTCAATGAAATGGATATTCAGGGCGAGGTCGTGATCGGTGAGGGCGAGATGGATGAGGCCCCGATGCTCTACATCGGCGAGCAACTCGGGCACGGGCAGTATCAGGTCGATATCGCCGTCGATCCGGTGGAGGGCACCGAGGTCACGGCCAACGGCCTGCCCAACGGCCTGGCCGTCATCGCGCTCAGCGAGAAGGGCGGGTTGATGAAGGCCCCCGACTGCTACATGGAGAAACTCGTGGTGCCGCCGCCTGCCGCCGGACGGGTGCATCTCGACTGGCCGGTGGAGGCCAATATCGCCGCGCTGGCCCAGGCACTGAGCCGCAAGCCCGGCGATTTGCTGATCAGCATTCTTGACCGTGAGCGCCACGCCGAGTTGATCGCACGGGTGCGGCGGGCCGGGGCAAGGGTCAACCTGATCACCAGCGGCGACGTGATTTCCAGCTTGGCGGTGGGTGTGCGCGGCACTGGCATTCACGCGCTGATGGGGCTGGGTGGCGCGCCGGAAGGGGTCATCACGGCGGCGGCCATGAAATGCCTGGGCGCGGAAATTCAGGGCCGCTTGATCGCCGAGAACGACGAGCAGCGTGAGCGCTTCAAATTGATGGGCGTTGAGGAAGGCCGGGTCTACAAGACCGAGGAACTCGCGCCGGGAAAGCAAATTGTCTTTTCCGGTACCGGCATCACGCACGGCGAACTGCTCAGCGGCGTGCGGCGCTTCGGCGGTGGGGCGCGCACCCATACCCTGGTGATGGGCTACGCCACCCGCGTGGTGCGCTTCATCGACTCGGTGCATCTGGAAGACGACGGGGCGCGGGTGACGGTGCGGGTGTAA
- a CDS encoding glutaredoxin family protein: MTIPSTPITMYTTTWCPDCKAAKRALDSKGLPYTEVNIEEVENAAEIVMRVNGGKRSVPTLVYGDTAASLSGFSIVKMNAFLSQAGLA; this comes from the coding sequence ATGACCATTCCCTCCACCCCGATCACCATGTACACGACCACCTGGTGCCCTGATTGCAAGGCCGCCAAGCGCGCCCTCGACAGCAAGGGACTGCCCTACACCGAAGTCAACATCGAGGAAGTCGAGAACGCCGCTGAAATCGTGATGCGTGTCAACGGCGGCAAGCGCAGCGTGCCCACCCTGGTTTACGGTGACACCGCCGCCAGCCTCAGTGGATTCTCCATCGTCAAGATGAACGCCTTTTTGAGTCAGGCAGGCCTGGCCTAA
- a CDS encoding GNAT family N-acetyltransferase: MTLFPVMSGVAASGAPFVLSRLRRQDLPQIVEAFHNLELTTYLRGFGFSASEVEQAEWLEANLRDTPTQVMFGIYNAAETLIGSVVLRDIDHRSGTAELGVAVYDSALWGQGYGSGATRLICQYGTFHLGLFNIMLKVFAFNERAIRAYQKVGFREIGRRSGAVRLGQERFDEVYMELLTEPLDLSGLRDQIRQLG; the protein is encoded by the coding sequence ATGACCCTTTTTCCCGTGATGTCCGGCGTGGCGGCCAGCGGAGCGCCCTTCGTGCTGTCGCGCCTGCGCCGCCAGGACCTGCCGCAGATCGTCGAGGCGTTTCACAACCTGGAATTGACCACCTATCTGCGCGGCTTCGGCTTCAGTGCCAGCGAGGTCGAGCAGGCCGAGTGGCTGGAGGCCAATCTCAGGGACACACCCACCCAGGTGATGTTCGGCATCTATAACGCGGCCGAAACCCTGATCGGCAGCGTGGTCCTGCGCGATATCGACCACCGCAGCGGCACTGCCGAACTGGGCGTCGCCGTCTACGATTCGGCCCTGTGGGGCCAGGGCTACGGCTCCGGGGCCACCCGGCTGATCTGTCAGTACGGCACGTTCCACCTGGGCCTCTTTAACATCATGCTCAAGGTCTTTGCCTTCAACGAGCGGGCCATCCGGGCGTATCAGAAGGTGGGCTTCCGTGAGATTGGGCGTCGCAGCGGAGCGGTTCGGTTGGGCCAGGAGCGCTTCGACGAGGTGTACATGGAGCTGCTGACGGAACCGTTGGACCTCAGCGGACTGCGCGACCAGATTCGGCAACTCGGCTAA
- a CDS encoding ABC transporter permease yields the protein MNGLGVLLKLMLRRERLALPLWLLAFPLVMVANLMSTHKLYATPEALAALAAQINGSPAEVALYGQVWTPTLAGLAEWKLSGTLGVLAGLLNLLLVTRHTRGEEEDGRSELLLSGAVGRSVPLGAALLLVLGVNALLALLLFTAQVSQGLEAGGALALSLGVAGNGLVFAGAGALLSQVFPNARTVNLLGGGLLGLAFALRVLGNAGAAALGWLSPLTWGHALRPFADERWSVLLLFVLLSAVLMALAVGLNRRRDLGAGLLPARLGPAQASAGLGGLWALAWRTQRGLIWFWTVALGLLGALLGGVAVSAAGQIPLGQVFAAQGAGPLPPATDILLTLSLVIFGGLVPAALALQLALRPRREEVSGLAETLLSLPVARQRWLAPHLTLMLLGPALALSAFALAAGLTGGDNWTHMQRLWLAALAYLPAVWLLGAAALALFGWWPHLAGLSWVLLGLTALAEVLGDLHVFGAALTLSPFAYVPKLLLGEQPGAALWTELALATALIGATFAGLRRRDVRE from the coding sequence ATGAACGGGTTGGGGGTGCTGCTGAAACTGATGCTGCGCCGCGAACGGCTGGCCCTGCCGCTGTGGCTGCTGGCCTTTCCACTGGTCATGGTCGCCAACCTGATGAGCACCCACAAGCTGTACGCTACGCCCGAAGCGCTGGCCGCCCTGGCCGCGCAGATCAACGGCTCGCCCGCCGAGGTGGCGCTCTACGGACAGGTCTGGACCCCGACGCTGGCAGGCCTGGCGGAGTGGAAACTGAGCGGCACCCTGGGCGTGCTGGCGGGTCTGCTGAACCTGCTGCTGGTCACGCGCCACACCAGGGGCGAGGAGGAAGACGGGCGCAGCGAGCTGCTGCTTTCCGGCGCGGTGGGCCGCTCAGTGCCACTGGGGGCGGCGCTGCTGCTGGTCCTGGGTGTCAATGCGCTCCTGGCGCTCCTGCTGTTCACGGCGCAGGTGTCGCAGGGTCTGGAGGCGGGCGGGGCACTGGCCCTCAGCCTCGGCGTGGCGGGCAACGGTCTGGTCTTCGCGGGCGCGGGAGCGCTGCTCTCGCAGGTGTTCCCGAATGCCCGCACCGTCAATCTGCTGGGCGGCGGGCTGCTGGGCCTGGCCTTTGCGCTGCGGGTACTGGGCAATGCTGGGGCAGCAGCGCTGGGCTGGCTCTCGCCGCTGACCTGGGGCCACGCACTGAGGCCATTTGCAGACGAACGGTGGAGCGTGCTGCTCCTGTTCGTTTTGCTCAGCGCCGTTTTGATGGCACTGGCAGTAGGGCTGAATCGGCGGCGCGATCTGGGCGCAGGACTGCTGCCTGCCCGACTTGGCCCAGCACAGGCTTCGGCAGGGCTGGGTGGACTTTGGGCGCTGGCCTGGCGCACCCAGCGCGGGCTGATCTGGTTCTGGACAGTGGCGCTGGGATTGCTCGGCGCGTTGCTGGGCGGCGTGGCGGTGAGCGCCGCCGGGCAGATTCCGCTGGGTCAGGTCTTCGCTGCTCAGGGCGCAGGCCCGCTGCCCCCCGCCACCGACATTCTGCTCACACTCTCGCTGGTCATTTTCGGCGGCCTGGTTCCAGCGGCGCTGGCCCTGCAACTGGCGCTGCGCCCCCGCCGCGAGGAGGTCAGCGGCCTCGCCGAGACGCTGCTGAGCCTGCCCGTCGCGCGGCAGCGCTGGCTTGCCCCCCACCTGACACTGATGCTGCTCGGCCCCGCGCTGGCCCTCAGCGCTTTTGCGCTGGCGGCTGGCCTGACAGGCGGCGACAACTGGACGCACATGCAGCGGCTGTGGCTGGCGGCACTCGCCTACCTGCCCGCCGTGTGGCTGCTGGGCGCAGCGGCGCTGGCTCTGTTCGGCTGGTGGCCGCACCTCGCCGGGCTGAGCTGGGTCCTGCTGGGACTGACAGCGCTGGCCGAGGTGCTCGGCGACCTGCATGTCTTCGGCGCGGCGCTCACCCTCTCGCCATTTGCCTACGTTCCCAAACTGCTGCTGGGCGAACAACCGGGTGCGGCGCTCTGGACCGAACTGGCACTGGCCACTGCGTTAATCGGGGCCACTTTCGCCGGGCTGCGGCGGCGCGACGTGAGAGAATGA
- a CDS encoding IS982 family transposase, with amino-acid sequence MSRPDLRLLPVSEALHVLQKWLDPKMPPKVRQPNEKASDAELVSIAVLQKFHHQLYFSCWWRFVKLNFCGHLPSLTQASVRLNRLLPTIEAVCVEVEDLDFCLIDSLPLPVCRSKRASRCKVREATMGFGTQGSVYGFKCHAWSTLNGKLAQYVIRPANQHDLIAGYDLNADWVAYGAPRIIGDKADLDGVNLTPPKKNARTLDPRWKKEYGAARNMIETVFSSLTRAGIRWGQIKTLTSLRLKVALTVLAHNWRFLNP; translated from the coding sequence ATGAGCCGCCCCGACCTCAGATTATTACCCGTCTCAGAGGCGCTGCACGTCCTCCAGAAGTGGCTCGACCCAAAGATGCCGCCCAAAGTTCGGCAGCCCAACGAAAAAGCCAGTGACGCCGAACTGGTGTCGATTGCCGTCCTGCAAAAATTCCATCATCAGCTGTACTTCAGTTGTTGGTGGCGCTTTGTCAAGCTCAACTTCTGTGGCCATCTCCCGAGTTTGACGCAGGCCAGCGTTCGGCTCAATCGGCTCCTCCCTACCATTGAGGCCGTGTGCGTCGAGGTTGAAGACCTCGACTTCTGCCTGATTGATTCGCTGCCACTCCCCGTCTGTCGATCAAAGCGAGCGTCCCGTTGCAAGGTGCGGGAAGCCACCATGGGCTTTGGGACGCAAGGCAGCGTCTACGGATTCAAATGTCATGCCTGGAGCACACTGAACGGCAAACTGGCGCAGTACGTCATTCGTCCAGCCAACCAGCATGATCTGATCGCGGGCTATGACCTCAACGCTGACTGGGTCGCCTACGGCGCACCCAGAATCATCGGGGACAAAGCCGACCTGGATGGGGTCAACCTCACCCCACCCAAGAAAAATGCCAGAACACTCGACCCGCGCTGGAAGAAGGAATATGGGGCCGCGCGGAACATGATCGAGACGGTTTTTTCCTCGTTGACGCGCGCTGGAATTCGCTGGGGACAGATCAAAACGCTCACCTCACTCCGCCTCAAGGTGGCTCTGACTGTCCTTGCACACAACTGGCGCTTTCTCAACCCCTAA
- a CDS encoding ABC transporter ATP-binding protein codes for MDAAIEVSDLHKWFGRVPALVGLDLRVERGEVHGFLGPNGAGKTTTLRVLLGLLRADRGRVRLLGGDPWTDAVALHRRLAYVPGDVTLWPNLTGGETIDLLGKLHGGLASAKRKVLLERFELDPRKYGRSYSRGNRQKVALIAALASDAELLLLDEPTAGLDPLMEAEFQHCIQEEQRSGRTVLLSSHILAEVEALCDRLSIIRAGRTVETGTLAGLRHLTRTAVQAELTCAPDTLIHDLAQLGGVTDLKLDGLTLTCQVEGEQVGPLLSALTPLGLRALTAQPPTLEALFLRHYQTDQTQRGERPA; via the coding sequence ATGGACGCCGCGATTGAAGTGTCGGACCTGCACAAGTGGTTTGGCCGCGTTCCCGCGCTGGTGGGCCTTGATCTGCGCGTAGAGCGCGGCGAGGTTCACGGTTTTCTGGGGCCGAACGGCGCGGGCAAAACCACCACGCTGCGGGTGCTGCTGGGCCTACTCCGGGCAGACCGGGGCCGGGTCAGGCTGCTGGGCGGCGATCCCTGGACAGACGCGGTGGCCCTGCACCGCCGCCTCGCCTACGTTCCCGGTGACGTGACGCTGTGGCCGAACCTGACCGGCGGCGAAACCATTGATCTGCTCGGCAAACTGCACGGCGGCCTCGCCAGCGCCAAACGCAAAGTCTTGCTGGAGCGCTTCGAGCTTGATCCACGCAAATACGGGCGAAGTTATTCCAGGGGCAACCGCCAGAAAGTCGCTTTGATCGCCGCGCTCGCCAGTGACGCCGAGTTGCTGCTGCTCGACGAACCCACGGCGGGTCTCGACCCTCTGATGGAAGCCGAATTTCAGCACTGCATCCAGGAGGAGCAGCGCTCCGGGCGCACCGTGCTGCTTTCCAGCCATATTCTGGCCGAGGTGGAGGCGCTGTGCGACCGCCTCAGCATCATCCGGGCGGGCCGCACGGTGGAAACCGGCACACTGGCCGGGCTGCGCCACCTGACCCGCACGGCTGTTCAGGCCGAGCTGACCTGCGCGCCCGACACGCTCATTCACGATCTGGCCCAGCTCGGCGGCGTGACCGACCTCAAGCTGGACGGCCTGACGCTGACCTGCCAGGTGGAAGGCGAGCAGGTGGGGCCGCTTCTCTCGGCGCTGACGCCGCTGGGCCTGCGGGCGCTGACCGCCCAGCCGCCCACGCTGGAAGCGCTGTTCTTGCGGCACTACCAGACCGACCAGACCCAGCGCGGGGAGCGTCCGGCATGA
- a CDS encoding MFS transporter: MTLPLSSAPGAGLPQPRLPSPWTLSAFWFGTAFMWLLLLLILMPAEVVRFVGDADKGKYLGLLGGIGAIVALVLPPIIGNYSDRIGKRLPLIRLGLIVNLAGLAVMGYAAAAMGGLAGFWVYVIGFLLVQFGNNYATAPYSALVPELVPTEQRGRYSGVMGMLQAGGQLLGGVGALVIGLLKLPDVLSYGLIAGVLLISALITLRGVPETQIKPNPEARAQRPSIAQLFAYQPFLWVFVTRALFALGQYSVQPFLQFYAGDVLKQANPGTATSILLMAIIAASIVTALIGGRVSDRIGRKPVIYLAGTIMAVMAIALLFAPNFYVAVGIALVFGLGFGAFSSVDWALGSDAMPSSSSYARDMGIWHVAFVGPQLIETPQGALLDWGNHQGGNLGYSLVFGIAAACFVLGVLLVRNVPETVRAVRSKAVT, translated from the coding sequence ATGACCCTTCCATTAAGCTCCGCACCGGGAGCCGGGCTGCCCCAGCCCAGGTTGCCGAGTCCCTGGACCCTCTCGGCGTTCTGGTTCGGCACGGCCTTCATGTGGCTGCTGCTGCTGCTGATTCTGATGCCCGCCGAGGTGGTGCGCTTCGTGGGCGACGCCGACAAGGGCAAATACCTGGGCCTGCTGGGCGGCATCGGGGCGATTGTGGCGCTGGTCTTGCCACCGATTATCGGCAATTACTCGGACCGCATCGGCAAGCGGCTGCCACTGATCCGGCTGGGTCTGATCGTCAATCTGGCGGGCCTGGCCGTCATGGGCTACGCGGCGGCAGCCATGGGCGGCCTGGCCGGATTCTGGGTCTACGTGATCGGCTTTCTGCTGGTGCAGTTCGGCAACAACTACGCCACCGCGCCTTACAGCGCCCTGGTGCCGGAACTGGTGCCCACCGAGCAGCGCGGGCGCTACAGCGGCGTCATGGGCATGCTCCAGGCGGGTGGGCAACTGCTCGGCGGCGTGGGGGCACTCGTCATCGGCCTGCTGAAGTTGCCGGACGTCCTGAGCTACGGCCTGATCGCGGGCGTGCTGCTGATCAGTGCCCTGATTACCCTACGCGGTGTGCCGGAAACCCAGATCAAACCCAACCCGGAAGCGCGTGCCCAGCGGCCCAGCATTGCCCAACTGTTCGCCTACCAACCGTTTCTGTGGGTCTTCGTCACGCGGGCGCTGTTTGCGCTGGGCCAGTACAGCGTGCAGCCGTTCTTGCAGTTCTACGCGGGCGACGTCCTGAAGCAGGCCAACCCCGGCACCGCCACCAGTATTCTGCTGATGGCGATCATCGCCGCGTCCATCGTCACGGCGCTGATCGGCGGGCGGGTCTCGGACCGGATCGGGCGCAAGCCGGTGATCTATCTGGCGGGCACCATCATGGCGGTCATGGCGATTGCCCTGCTGTTCGCCCCGAATTTTTACGTGGCGGTGGGCATCGCACTTGTCTTTGGGCTGGGCTTCGGGGCCTTTTCCAGCGTGGACTGGGCGCTGGGCAGCGACGCCATGCCGAGCAGCAGCAGCTACGCCCGCGACATGGGCATCTGGCATGTGGCCTTCGTGGGGCCGCAACTCATCGAGACGCCGCAGGGCGCGCTGCTCGACTGGGGCAACCACCAGGGCGGCAATCTGGGCTACTCGCTGGTGTTCGGCATCGCCGCCGCCTGCTTCGTACTGGGCGTGTTGCTGGTCCGCAATGTGCCGGAAACGGTAAGAGCTGTTCGCAGTAAAGCCGTTACCTAG
- a CDS encoding IS630 family transposase (programmed frameshift), translating to MNTAGVRGYSLELRTRIVALVLGGASPNEAAKHFSVHVDTVKSYLERHRQNTLHVVARPTGRHRTVTTHHEQQLLAQLETHQDATLQEHADLLEAATGLRVSFKTVDRVFRRHKITHKKTLVARERCEERRKQFLNDLAPYLQRPERLVFLDESGFHIAMTRRYGRAPSHERAVDQVPRNHGRNQTLICALSLAGPQAAIVIDGALDGATFEWYVRDILCPTLQKGQVVVLDNLSSHHRASIRTLIEAQGCEMLFTSPYSPDFNPIELMFSKMKALVRGGAWRVVQDLLNAIGNALDAVKRLEIEHWFKHAHPQILL from the exons GTGAATACAGCCGGGGTACGTGGGTACAGCTTGGAGCTTCGGACTCGGATTGTCGCGCTGGTCCTGGGCGGCGCTTCGCCGAACGAAGCGGCAAAGCACTTTTCTGTGCATGTCGACACGGTCAAAAGCTATCTGGAGCGGCATCGCCAGAACACTCTGCACGTCGTGGCTCGGCCGACGGGTCGTCACCGCACGGTGACGACCCACCATGAGCAACAGCTCTTAGCGCAGCTTGAAACACACCAAGACGCGACCCTGCAAGAGCACGCGGACCTGCTGGAAGCCGCCACCGGGCTGAGGGTCAGTTTCAAAACAGTCGACCGGGTGTTTCGCCGTCACAAGATCACCCAT AAAAAAACGCTGGTCGCCAGAGAACGCTGTGAGGAACGACGTAAGCAGTTCCTCAATGACCTTGCACCCTATCTCCAACGTCCTGAGCGTCTGGTGTTTCTCGACGAGAGCGGCTTTCACATCGCGATGACGCGGAGGTATGGGCGTGCCCCCAGCCATGAGCGTGCCGTTGATCAAGTGCCGAGAAATCATGGGCGAAATCAAACCTTGATCTGCGCACTGAGCTTGGCCGGGCCGCAAGCCGCCATCGTGATCGATGGCGCTTTGGATGGGGCAACGTTCGAGTGGTACGTCAGAGACATCCTCTGCCCCACACTTCAAAAGGGACAGGTCGTGGTGCTGGACAACCTCTCCTCGCACCACCGAGCGTCCATTCGGACGCTCATCGAAGCCCAGGGCTGCGAGATGCTGTTCACCTCACCGTACAGTCCAGATTTCAACCCGATTGAGCTGATGTTCTCCAAAATGAAAGCCCTGGTGCGCGGTGGTGCCTGGCGGGTCGTCCAAGATCTTCTCAATGCCATTGGCAACGCCCTGGACGCCGTGAAGCGGTTAGAGATCGAACACTGGTTTAAACACGCCCATCCCCAGATTCTATTGTGA
- a CDS encoding AAA family ATPase encodes MPACMFQRTLVIGTTGCGKTTLARAVAARLGVPHAEQDAWNHLPGWQEAPLKEFRAQVDAFTAGPAWVLDGNYTKAQDLSLARADTLIWLDYSAGVVFWQLLRRTLRRMSSREELWNGNRETWRTFLSGNNILLWFFKTHWQRRRTTPHLLARYPHLRVVRLRSPRERDLWLRGVAGPLSSEA; translated from the coding sequence ATGCCCGCTTGCATGTTTCAGCGCACCCTTGTCATCGGCACCACCGGCTGCGGCAAGACCACGTTGGCCCGCGCCGTCGCCGCCCGCCTGGGTGTGCCGCACGCCGAGCAGGACGCCTGGAACCACCTCCCCGGCTGGCAGGAAGCCCCGCTGAAGGAGTTCCGGGCGCAAGTGGACGCCTTCACCGCCGGTCCCGCCTGGGTGCTGGACGGTAATTACACCAAGGCCCAGGATCTCAGCCTGGCGCGGGCCGACACCCTGATCTGGCTGGACTATTCGGCGGGCGTGGTGTTCTGGCAACTGCTGCGGCGTACGCTGCGGCGAATGTCCAGCCGCGAGGAACTCTGGAACGGCAACCGTGAAACCTGGCGCACCTTCCTGAGCGGCAATAATATTCTGCTGTGGTTTTTCAAGACCCACTGGCAGCGCCGACGCACCACCCCGCACCTGCTCGCCCGGTATCCACACCTGCGGGTCGTCCGGCTGCGAAGTCCGCGTGAGCGCGACCTGTGGCTGCGGGGGGTGGCCGGGCCTCTATCCTCGGAAGCATGA
- a CDS encoding pyridoxamine 5'-phosphate oxidase family protein, with product MTTSQNDQGHNQPSREEGIKTIAKLIKGIKFAMMTFTTESGHLHSQPMTTQEQDFGGDVWFIGSKASDLVRSVAKKAQVNLSYSESGKGYVSLYGDAELIEDAAKLDELWSDFYKAYFPQGKTDPNIQLIKVEANGAHYWESDGKLQGLFQMAKAAVTGSQPNHGDSDSVKL from the coding sequence ATGACCACTTCACAAAACGATCAGGGCCACAATCAGCCGAGCCGCGAGGAAGGCATCAAGACGATTGCCAAGCTCATCAAGGGCATCAAATTCGCCATGATGACCTTTACCACCGAGTCGGGCCACCTGCACTCGCAGCCGATGACCACCCAGGAGCAGGACTTCGGCGGTGACGTGTGGTTTATCGGCAGCAAGGCGTCCGATCTGGTGCGCAGTGTCGCCAAAAAGGCGCAGGTCAACCTGTCGTATTCCGAGTCCGGCAAGGGCTACGTCAGTCTGTACGGCGACGCCGAACTGATTGAGGACGCGGCCAAGCTCGACGAGTTGTGGAGCGACTTCTACAAGGCGTACTTCCCGCAGGGCAAGACCGACCCCAACATCCAGCTGATCAAAGTAGAGGCCAACGGCGCGCACTACTGGGAGAGCGACGGCAAGTTGCAGGGCCTCTTTCAGATGGCCAAGGCCGCCGTCACAGGCAGCCAGCCCAACCACGGCGACAGCGACAGCGTCAAGTTGTAA
- a CDS encoding GbsR/MarR family transcriptional regulator — protein sequence MPDQAELPPAAVARFVERFALIFSEAGVPRMPARIFVGLLVSPQGQLTAAELSEQLKVSPAAISGAVRYLTQVGLVVREREPGQRRDHYRVQNDLWYEPMTNREEQLTRWIDALGEGIAALGEASSAGQRLEETRQFFEFMRAELPQLLIKWRAYQQQTPPSL from the coding sequence ATGCCGGATCAAGCTGAGCTGCCCCCCGCTGCCGTCGCCCGTTTCGTGGAGCGCTTCGCCCTGATTTTCAGCGAGGCGGGCGTACCCAGAATGCCCGCCCGGATTTTTGTCGGGTTGCTGGTCTCACCGCAGGGGCAGCTCACGGCAGCCGAACTCAGCGAGCAGCTCAAGGTCAGCCCGGCGGCCATTTCGGGCGCAGTGCGTTACCTGACGCAGGTCGGCCTGGTCGTCCGGGAGCGTGAACCGGGCCAGCGACGCGACCATTACCGGGTGCAGAATGATCTGTGGTATGAGCCGATGACCAACCGCGAGGAGCAGTTGACGCGCTGGATCGACGCGCTCGGCGAGGGCATCGCGGCGCTGGGTGAGGCGTCGTCGGCGGGCCAACGCCTGGAAGAGACGCGGCAGTTCTTTGAATTCATGCGCGCCGAGCTGCCTCAGCTGTTGATCAAGTGGCGGGCCTATCAGCAGCAGACGCCCCCCTCTTTGTAA